One window of the Caminibacter pacificus genome contains the following:
- the pgsA gene encoding CDP-diacylglycerol--glycerol-3-phosphate 3-phosphatidyltransferase — MQWQKRLKNVPNILAFLRILLAFLMYLFLVNRDIFGGIHSSWLDYFAALIFVIASITDFFDGYIARNFNASSKLGEILDPLADKMLILGAFLGLLYLHRANAWAVYLILVREFFITGLRVAMASEGLSVKASMAGKVKTVSQMGAIGFLLMDWPCADCLLWIAVFLTIYSGIDYVKVYIKAQK, encoded by the coding sequence ATGCAATGGCAAAAAAGACTTAAAAACGTTCCTAACATTTTGGCGTTTTTAAGGATTTTGCTTGCATTTTTAATGTATCTTTTTTTGGTAAATCGAGATATTTTCGGCGGTATTCACTCCTCTTGGCTCGATTATTTCGCCGCTTTGATTTTCGTAATAGCTTCTATTACCGATTTTTTCGACGGATATATAGCAAGAAACTTCAACGCTTCAAGTAAACTCGGAGAAATTCTTGACCCTCTTGCCGATAAAATGCTTATTTTAGGTGCTTTTTTGGGGCTTTTGTATTTACACAGAGCAAATGCGTGGGCGGTATATTTGATTTTGGTAAGGGAGTTTTTTATTACCGGACTTAGGGTTGCTATGGCAAGCGAGGGGCTTAGCGTAAAAGCTTCCATGGCAGGAAAAGTAAAAACCGTCTCTCAAATGGGCGCTATCGGATTTTTGTTGATGGATTGGCCATGTGCCGATTGTCTGCTATGGATTGCGGTATTTTTGACGATATATAGCGGTATCGATTATGTAAAAGTTTATATTAAGGCGCAAAAATGA
- the rseP gene encoding RIP metalloprotease RseP, whose protein sequence is MITAILILSFLIFFHELGHFIMARLVGVKVEVFSIGFGKKLVCKKIGETQWCLSAIPLGGYVQMKGQDDSDPLSKSDDPDSYTSKTPWQRILILLGGPGFNFLLAFLIYLFVAFTGWAKLAPVVGKVLPDTPAAKVLKPNDVILAINGIKIKSWDEIGKIIQKSNILHLTIKRDGKVLDVTLKPKIVPEKNIFNEVVKRKIIGIAPKPEIIKVKYSFFEAFKVAWDKFLSDATMIVKGVQKLITGAIGLNNLSGPIGIVDVTAKVASLGWQPLLFLTALLSVNLGVLNLLPIPALDGGHIMFNLYEAIFKREVNEEIMYRLTIAGWIILGGLMLIGVYNDLHRIFTG, encoded by the coding sequence ATGATTACCGCTATTTTAATACTCTCTTTTTTGATTTTTTTTCACGAGCTCGGACATTTTATTATGGCAAGACTTGTCGGTGTCAAAGTGGAGGTTTTTTCAATTGGCTTCGGTAAAAAGCTCGTTTGCAAAAAAATAGGCGAAACTCAGTGGTGTTTGAGTGCTATTCCTCTTGGGGGTTACGTTCAGATGAAAGGTCAAGACGACAGCGACCCTCTAAGTAAAAGTGACGACCCTGACAGCTACACTTCAAAAACTCCTTGGCAGAGAATCCTTATTCTTCTTGGAGGACCGGGTTTTAACTTTTTGCTTGCGTTTTTGATTTACCTTTTTGTAGCGTTTACCGGGTGGGCTAAATTGGCTCCTGTTGTAGGAAAAGTTCTTCCGGATACGCCCGCTGCAAAAGTTCTAAAACCAAACGACGTTATTTTAGCGATAAACGGAATTAAAATAAAAAGCTGGGACGAGATAGGAAAAATAATTCAAAAAAGTAATATCTTACATCTCACAATCAAAAGAGACGGGAAAGTTTTGGATGTTACGTTAAAACCCAAAATAGTACCCGAAAAGAATATTTTTAACGAAGTGGTAAAAAGAAAAATAATAGGTATAGCCCCTAAACCTGAAATCATAAAAGTTAAATATTCGTTTTTTGAGGCTTTTAAAGTGGCTTGGGATAAGTTTTTGAGTGATGCCACTATGATAGTAAAAGGCGTCCAAAAACTGATAACGGGAGCAATCGGTCTTAATAATTTAAGCGGACCTATCGGAATTGTGGACGTTACGGCGAAAGTTGCTTCTTTAGGATGGCAACCGCTTCTATTTTTGACAGCTCTTCTTAGCGTAAACTTGGGAGTTTTGAACCTACTACCGATACCGGCGCTTGATGGCGGACATATAATGTTTAATCTGTATGAGGCTATTTTTAAAAGAGAAGTAAATGAAGAAATAATGTATCGTTTAACAATTGCCGGTTGGATAATTTTGGGAGGATTGATGTTGATAGGGGTTTATAACGACTTGCATAGAATTTTTACCGGATAA
- a CDS encoding YggS family pyridoxal phosphate-dependent enzyme produces MTLDELIQRVEAARLRRSEHLIVQIVAVTKYTNDPEVLKRLYNDGQRAFGENRVQDMEGKVKALSDLPIEWHFIGNLQKNKINKLLKLNPFMIQSINSYELAEAINKRADKPVRCLIEINSSGEPTKHGMEPEIAVDTYLKIKENLPNINLQGVMTIGAHTDDEKAIRESFRKTYKIFEELKPYGAKICSMGMSGDFEIAIEEGSNMIRVGSALINSYM; encoded by the coding sequence ATGACGCTTGATGAATTAATCCAAAGAGTAGAAGCCGCAAGACTTAGAAGAAGCGAACATCTTATAGTTCAAATCGTAGCGGTTACGAAATATACTAACGACCCGGAAGTTTTAAAAAGACTATATAACGACGGACAAAGGGCTTTTGGAGAAAATAGGGTCCAGGATATGGAAGGTAAAGTAAAAGCGCTAAGCGATTTGCCGATTGAATGGCATTTTATAGGTAATTTGCAAAAAAATAAAATCAACAAACTCCTAAAACTAAATCCGTTTATGATTCAATCTATCAATTCGTACGAACTTGCCGAGGCTATTAACAAAAGAGCCGATAAACCCGTTAGATGTCTTATCGAGATAAATAGCTCCGGTGAGCCGACAAAACACGGAATGGAGCCTGAAATAGCAGTCGATACCTATCTTAAAATAAAAGAAAACTTACCGAATATCAACCTACAAGGCGTTATGACTATCGGGGCTCATACTGATGATGAAAAAGCGATTAGAGAGTCGTTTAGAAAGACATACAAAATTTTTGAAGAGCTAAAACCTTACGGAGCAAAGATATGCTCTATGGGAATGAGCGGAGATTTTGAAATAGCTATTGAAGAAGGGTCGAATATGATAAGAGTCGGGAGTGCGCTAATAAACAGCTATATGTAG
- a CDS encoding arsenate reductase ArsC encodes MKKVLILCTGNSCRSIMAEGLINKFLEGIEAKSAGSKPSGKVNANAIKALKKMGAWCDDYHSKSITDLKNEEFDLAITVCDNAREACPVYPNAKKTIHIPFEDPDGKDFSAFEETIEEMQKRLIPKVIKELSFEDNFLINKIKGDLAENICRVHFENMGYDVSKVGVENISSVFAHLNGYEKNYIEKLKLLFQRMPDLLITHNEKKEAALFEVKYNKNLNTQDDLKNFSKYLHERYDYHINTLKLPVYFYVVTNKKPYVYVLKANHTNGNTGGFYPADSSWLDKFPIFSKENAKKSFREVYFSVIYPALSDIFE; translated from the coding sequence ATGAAAAAAGTTTTGATTTTATGTACCGGAAATAGTTGTAGGTCGATTATGGCTGAAGGACTTATCAATAAATTTTTAGAAGGTATTGAGGCAAAAAGCGCCGGTAGTAAGCCGAGCGGAAAAGTAAACGCAAACGCAATTAAAGCTCTTAAAAAAATGGGTGCATGGTGTGATGATTATCATTCAAAATCAATAACCGACTTAAAAAATGAAGAGTTTGATTTGGCAATTACCGTATGCGATAATGCAAGAGAAGCATGCCCTGTCTATCCGAATGCCAAAAAGACTATCCATATTCCTTTTGAAGACCCAGACGGCAAAGATTTCAGTGCTTTTGAAGAGACTATAGAAGAGATGCAAAAAAGGCTTATTCCAAAAGTTATAAAAGAGCTCTCTTTTGAAGACAATTTCTTAATAAACAAAATAAAAGGAGATTTGGCAGAAAATATTTGCAGGGTTCATTTCGAAAATATGGGATATGACGTTTCAAAAGTGGGCGTTGAGAATATATCTTCCGTTTTTGCGCATTTAAACGGATATGAAAAAAACTACATTGAAAAACTAAAACTTCTTTTTCAAAGAATGCCTGATTTGCTTATTACCCATAACGAAAAAAAAGAAGCCGCTCTTTTTGAAGTAAAATACAACAAAAACCTAAATACTCAAGATGATTTAAAAAATTTTTCAAAATATCTTCACGAAAGATACGACTATCATATCAACACTTTAAAACTGCCTGTTTATTTTTATGTAGTCACAAACAAAAAACCATACGTTTATGTCCTAAAAGCCAACCATACCAACGGAAATACCGGAGGGTTTTATCCGGCGGATAGTTCTTGGCTTGATAAATTTCCGATTTTTAGCAAAGAAAACGCAAAAAAGAGTTTTAGGGAAGTCTATTTTAGCGTTATATATCCGGCGTTGTCAGATATTTTTGAGTAG
- a CDS encoding M16 family metallopeptidase — protein sequence MLHKFYKTTLKNSLEVIAIPMNRGSKVITSNIFYKVGSRNETLGKTGIAHMLEHMNFKSTKNLKEGDFDKIVKSLGGVDNASTGFDYTHYYIKTSSEYLNKTFELFSEVMQNLNLNDEEFQRERKVVYEERLWRTDNNPIGYLYFRLFNNTFVYHPYHWTPIGFKEDILNWTIEDIKSFHKTFYQPKNAFLLVAGDIDENEVFKQAEKYFADIQNSTEIPEIHQKEPPLDGDKEIVIKRETQVDIVAIAFHIPNFRHEDQFALSAYSEILSGGKSGILREKLINQKALVSEVYAYNMELKDPGVFLALAMVNPGVNPDKVIKEIKKILLNTKITKKDLNKVKNQTKMDFLTHLESSSGVSNIYGDYFAKGDITPLLEYEEKLNALTPQKLEEIKKYFDKSVTVKLLKNI from the coding sequence ATGCTTCATAAATTTTACAAAACGACTTTAAAAAATTCTCTTGAAGTTATCGCAATTCCTATGAATAGAGGCAGCAAAGTAATAACAAGCAATATTTTTTATAAAGTCGGAAGCAGAAACGAAACTTTAGGAAAAACTGGGATAGCTCATATGCTTGAGCATATGAATTTCAAATCAACAAAAAACCTAAAAGAAGGTGACTTTGACAAAATAGTAAAAAGCTTAGGAGGCGTGGATAACGCTTCTACCGGGTTTGATTACACTCACTACTACATAAAAACCTCAAGCGAATATCTAAATAAAACGTTCGAGCTTTTTAGCGAAGTTATGCAAAACTTAAACTTAAACGATGAAGAATTTCAAAGAGAAAGAAAAGTCGTTTACGAAGAGAGACTTTGGAGGACGGATAATAATCCTATCGGATATCTCTATTTTAGGCTTTTTAACAATACTTTCGTTTATCATCCGTATCATTGGACGCCTATCGGATTTAAAGAGGATATTTTAAATTGGACGATAGAAGATATCAAAAGTTTTCACAAAACCTTTTATCAACCGAAAAACGCCTTTTTACTTGTCGCAGGTGATATTGACGAAAATGAAGTTTTCAAACAAGCCGAAAAATATTTTGCAGATATCCAAAACTCAACTGAAATACCTGAAATTCACCAAAAAGAACCGCCTCTTGACGGCGACAAAGAAATAGTGATAAAAAGAGAAACTCAAGTCGATATCGTCGCAATAGCTTTTCACATACCAAATTTCAGACACGAAGACCAATTCGCCCTAAGTGCTTACAGCGAAATATTAAGTGGTGGAAAAAGCGGTATTTTAAGAGAAAAATTAATAAACCAAAAAGCACTTGTAAGCGAAGTGTATGCGTATAATATGGAATTAAAAGACCCGGGAGTATTCTTGGCACTTGCAATGGTAAACCCGGGAGTAAATCCGGATAAAGTTATAAAAGAGATTAAAAAAATCCTTTTAAACACTAAAATTACCAAAAAAGACTTAAATAAAGTCAAAAATCAAACGAAAATGGACTTTTTGACTCATCTTGAAAGCAGTAGCGGGGTTAGTAATATTTACGGAGACTATTTCGCAAAAGGAGACATAACTCCGCTTTTGGAATACGAAGAAAAACTAAACGCCCTAACCCCTCAAAAGTTAGAGGAGATAAAAAAATATTTCGATAAAAGCGTAACTGTAAAACTACTCAAAAATATCTGA
- the pyrD gene encoding dihydroorotate dehydrogenase (quinone) yields MSLFENIKPLIYKIDPETAHNIVELIFKTTRRCPLFFNWLIEKNFIDDPMLNQKIWNLEFKNPIGVAAGFDKNATMIPAWPVLGFGWGEIGAVTPIEQPGNEKPRSWRWVEHEAIQNAYGFNNDGMHIIKKRLEKIYPFVLPIGANIGKNKTTPEDKAIEDYKALVKTLNDVVDFFVINISSPNTPGLRDLLNAEFIAKLFSELKSLTKKPILIKFSPDMEDEMIINLANLSVLNGADGIIVTNTTVNYDLIETPVKKGGISGKPLAKRSFEVLRIVASEVFGKVPIISVGGIDSAEEAYKRIRMGASLLQIYTAIIYKGPSVVRDINLGLIELLKKDGFNHISEAIGVDIPKKLTKDEDAS; encoded by the coding sequence ATGAGCCTTTTTGAAAATATTAAGCCTCTTATTTACAAAATCGACCCCGAAACCGCTCACAATATCGTCGAGCTTATTTTTAAGACTACAAGAAGATGTCCTCTGTTTTTTAATTGGCTAATCGAAAAAAACTTTATTGACGACCCTATGCTAAACCAAAAAATATGGAATTTGGAATTTAAAAATCCTATCGGTGTCGCTGCAGGTTTTGATAAAAACGCGACAATGATTCCGGCTTGGCCTGTCTTAGGATTCGGGTGGGGAGAGATAGGTGCGGTAACACCTATCGAACAACCCGGAAACGAAAAACCTCGCTCTTGGAGATGGGTAGAACACGAAGCCATTCAAAACGCATACGGATTTAATAACGACGGAATGCATATAATCAAAAAAAGACTCGAAAAAATCTATCCTTTCGTATTACCGATAGGAGCAAATATCGGAAAAAACAAAACCACTCCCGAAGATAAAGCGATTGAGGATTATAAAGCTCTTGTGAAAACTCTAAACGACGTCGTCGATTTTTTCGTTATCAACATCTCATCACCGAATACGCCGGGGCTTAGGGATTTATTAAACGCAGAATTTATAGCGAAACTTTTTAGCGAGCTTAAAAGTCTCACAAAAAAACCTATTTTAATTAAATTTTCTCCCGATATGGAAGACGAAATGATTATAAATTTGGCGAATCTAAGCGTATTAAACGGAGCTGACGGAATTATAGTAACAAACACAACCGTAAATTACGACCTTATAGAGACTCCTGTAAAAAAAGGAGGAATTTCCGGAAAACCTCTTGCAAAAAGAAGTTTTGAAGTTTTAAGAATAGTCGCAAGCGAAGTATTCGGAAAAGTTCCTATCATAAGTGTCGGCGGAATAGACAGCGCCGAAGAAGCGTATAAAAGAATAAGAATGGGAGCGAGTTTATTGCAAATATATACGGCAATTATCTATAAAGGTCCGAGTGTTGTCAGAGATATAAATTTAGGACTTATAGAACTTCTTAAAAAAGACGGATTTAATCACATAAGCGAAGCGATAGGCGTCGATATCCCTAAAAAACTCACAAAGGATGAGGATGCTTCATAA
- a CDS encoding DUF996 domain-containing protein has product MQKFQTWGIIGVILYLLSYIPNASVFFILIGSVILIYAFWLASKYFSNDEIFTKFLFGMIIQAIATFLFMFKIAAVIFAVLMGAFSANPVVPVLGTIAIYFAVYYVLNIFGAFLIKESLSKLKDSTDISLFEYSGVMIILGAVLKVIAIGFLVEIIGWLMLIVAFLSYKEPVTTQKDDDIIDVEAEEVKLIEEKN; this is encoded by the coding sequence ATGCAAAAATTCCAAACATGGGGAATTATCGGGGTTATTTTATATCTTTTGAGTTATATTCCGAATGCTTCAGTCTTTTTTATTTTAATAGGGTCAGTGATTTTGATTTATGCGTTTTGGTTGGCTTCGAAATATTTTTCAAACGACGAAATTTTTACGAAATTTTTATTCGGGATGATAATCCAAGCGATTGCGACTTTTCTTTTTATGTTTAAAATCGCGGCCGTGATTTTTGCCGTTTTAATGGGAGCTTTTAGTGCTAATCCCGTCGTTCCGGTTTTAGGTACTATCGCTATTTATTTTGCGGTTTATTACGTATTGAATATTTTCGGAGCGTTTTTAATAAAAGAATCTCTTTCAAAATTAAAAGACTCTACAGATATTTCGCTTTTTGAATACAGCGGGGTTATGATTATTTTGGGTGCGGTATTAAAAGTTATCGCAATAGGATTTTTGGTGGAGATAATAGGTTGGTTGATGTTGATAGTTGCGTTTTTGAGCTATAAAGAGCCTGTAACGACTCAAAAAGACGATGATATTATCGATGTGGAAGCTGAAGAAGTAAAACTAATAGAGGAGAAAAACTAA
- the cysS gene encoding cysteine--tRNA ligase, with protein MIIYDSHQRKKVPFEPIKKDEVRMYVCGPTVYDDAHLGHARSSISFDLLRRTLEALGYKVTFVKNFTDIDDKIINKMNQTGKSLKEITEYYIDSYLRDMDALNVKRADIEPKATESLDAMFDLIDRLLEKGYAYKLPNGDIYFDTSKDEEYCRLSNKCQEDEVVHRVDTEGKKNPADFALWKACKGEGDVCFDSPYGKGRPGWHIECSAMIKKHIAYDGEYEIDIHGGGADLFFPHHENEEAQSHCAYGGHLAKYWMHNGFVQINGEKMSKSLGNSFFVKDALKHYPGEVLRFYLMSTHYRAPLNFSEEDLIASKKRLDKLYRLKKRVYGVTKKQEDKEFQNALLEAMKDDLNISKALAVVDEFVKVANEALDKNPKDKALKQKIVSNIEFIDKLLGVGGSDAYEYFQAGIDEETKAKINELIEKRSAAKKEKNFELADKIRDELKEMGIMIQDTPNGTVWEKV; from the coding sequence ATGATTATCTACGATTCCCACCAAAGAAAAAAAGTACCTTTCGAGCCTATTAAAAAAGACGAAGTAAGAATGTACGTCTGCGGACCGACGGTATATGACGACGCTCATTTAGGACATGCAAGAAGTTCTATCAGTTTCGATTTACTAAGACGTACTTTAGAAGCGCTCGGATATAAAGTGACTTTTGTTAAAAACTTCACAGATATCGACGACAAAATCATAAACAAAATGAATCAAACGGGAAAAAGTTTAAAAGAAATTACGGAGTATTATATCGACTCTTATCTTAGAGATATGGACGCTTTAAATGTAAAAAGAGCCGATATCGAACCTAAAGCCACGGAATCTCTTGATGCGATGTTCGATTTGATAGACAGGCTTTTGGAAAAAGGATATGCGTATAAACTGCCAAACGGAGATATCTATTTCGATACGAGCAAAGACGAAGAATATTGTCGTCTCTCAAACAAATGCCAAGAAGATGAGGTGGTTCACAGAGTAGATACCGAGGGCAAAAAAAATCCGGCCGATTTTGCTCTTTGGAAAGCATGCAAAGGTGAAGGTGACGTATGTTTTGATTCGCCGTACGGCAAAGGAAGACCGGGATGGCATATCGAATGTAGCGCAATGATAAAAAAACATATCGCATACGACGGAGAATACGAAATCGATATTCACGGCGGGGGAGCCGATTTATTCTTCCCTCACCACGAAAACGAAGAAGCCCAAAGCCACTGCGCTTACGGAGGACATTTGGCTAAATACTGGATGCATAACGGATTTGTGCAAATCAACGGCGAAAAAATGAGCAAATCTCTTGGTAACAGCTTTTTCGTAAAAGACGCGCTAAAACATTATCCGGGAGAAGTACTAAGATTTTATCTTATGAGTACGCATTATAGAGCGCCTCTGAATTTCAGCGAAGAAGATTTGATAGCAAGCAAAAAAAGACTCGATAAACTCTACCGCCTCAAAAAAAGAGTTTACGGAGTAACAAAAAAACAAGAAGACAAAGAGTTCCAAAACGCCCTACTTGAAGCGATGAAAGACGACTTAAACATCTCAAAAGCCCTCGCGGTAGTGGATGAATTCGTAAAAGTGGCAAACGAAGCGCTTGATAAAAATCCGAAAGACAAAGCCTTAAAACAAAAAATTGTTTCAAACATTGAATTTATCGATAAGCTACTTGGGGTTGGCGGAAGCGATGCTTATGAATATTTCCAAGCGGGAATCGACGAAGAAACAAAAGCCAAAATCAACGAGCTTATAGAAAAAAGAAGCGCGGCAAAAAAAGAGAAAAACTTCGAACTTGCGGACAAAATAAGAGACGAACTTAAAGAAATGGGAATAATGATTCAAGATACTCCAAACGGCACAGTATGGGAGAAAGTTTAG
- the murJ gene encoding murein biosynthesis integral membrane protein MurJ, with protein sequence MIKSIIVNFVGIFNSRILGFIRDLLSASVLGANIYSDIFFVAFKFPNLFRRIFAEGAFTQSFLPSFAKSPYKPKFAWKVFITFLLIILGITILVNLFSYQITSILAYGFSQKAKEIAAPLVAINFWYLDLIFIVTFFASLLQYKNHFATTAFSTALLNISLIAALLYSMNLPKEKIIWYLSWAVVIGGAAQVIAHLIAAKRYKILKFLYIGAKSKKEVDLSTFKKHFLPSVFGNSTAHLSAFLDTWLASFLAAGSISYLYYANRLFQLPFALFAIAISTVLFPKITKALNNNQEKIALENMKKAFWYLFYLLIFASIVAIADAKEIVKLLFQRGAFTQKDTIETSVVLIMYMIGLVPFGLNKLFSSYLYATHRHLKAAKYSAISLGVNIVFSIALIFPLKVYGLALASSIGGIVLFFLTLKEFGFKLFINFFQKKYVLLMFLVIFGSIISAIVFKYAIIFLEGVL encoded by the coding sequence ATGATTAAAAGTATTATCGTTAATTTCGTAGGAATCTTTAATTCCAGAATCTTAGGATTCATAAGAGATTTGTTAAGTGCAAGCGTTTTGGGGGCAAATATTTATTCCGACATATTCTTCGTAGCTTTTAAATTTCCAAATCTTTTCAGAAGAATATTCGCAGAAGGCGCATTTACCCAAAGTTTTTTGCCAAGCTTTGCAAAAAGCCCTTACAAACCCAAATTCGCATGGAAAGTTTTTATAACTTTTCTTTTAATTATATTAGGTATTACGATTTTAGTAAACCTTTTTTCCTATCAAATAACCTCAATCTTAGCATACGGATTTTCGCAAAAAGCAAAAGAAATAGCAGCACCTTTGGTTGCGATAAATTTTTGGTATTTGGATTTGATATTTATCGTTACGTTTTTCGCCTCGCTTCTTCAATACAAAAACCATTTCGCAACCACAGCTTTTTCGACGGCTTTATTGAATATTTCGCTTATTGCGGCGCTTTTATACTCTATGAATCTTCCAAAAGAGAAGATAATCTGGTATCTTAGCTGGGCTGTTGTCATAGGCGGAGCGGCTCAGGTGATAGCTCACTTAATAGCGGCAAAAAGATACAAAATCCTAAAATTCCTCTATATCGGAGCAAAAAGCAAAAAAGAAGTCGATTTGAGTACTTTTAAAAAACACTTTTTACCTTCAGTTTTCGGAAATTCTACGGCTCATTTAAGCGCGTTTTTGGATACGTGGCTTGCAAGTTTTTTGGCTGCGGGAAGTATCAGCTACCTATATTATGCAAACAGACTCTTTCAACTCCCTTTTGCGCTTTTTGCAATAGCGATTTCTACCGTTTTATTCCCGAAAATCACAAAAGCACTAAACAACAACCAAGAAAAAATCGCTCTTGAAAATATGAAAAAGGCTTTTTGGTATTTATTTTATCTATTGATTTTCGCAAGTATAGTAGCTATAGCGGATGCAAAAGAGATAGTTAAACTTCTCTTTCAAAGAGGAGCATTCACTCAAAAAGATACGATAGAAACTTCGGTGGTTTTGATAATGTATATGATCGGACTCGTGCCGTTTGGGCTAAACAAACTCTTCTCAAGCTATCTGTACGCAACACACAGACACCTAAAAGCCGCAAAATATTCGGCGATTTCCTTAGGGGTTAATATTGTTTTTTCAATAGCTCTTATTTTTCCTCTGAAAGTTTACGGCTTGGCGCTTGCAAGCAGTATCGGGGGTATAGTTTTATTCTTTTTGACGTTAAAAGAGTTCGGATTTAAGCTTTTTATAAACTTTTTTCAAAAGAAATACGTGCTTTTGATGTTTTTGGTAATATTTGGTAGTATAATTTCAGCAATAGTTTTCAAATACGCAATAATATTTTTAGAAGGAGTATTATGA